One Eleginops maclovinus isolate JMC-PN-2008 ecotype Puerto Natales chromosome 22, JC_Emac_rtc_rv5, whole genome shotgun sequence DNA segment encodes these proteins:
- the chrm3a gene encoding muscarinic acetylcholine receptor M3, which translates to MPGHNDELQQHRPWSLPDCKHSLPAARAFPQSNSLHQGGSGSFHLNTLEDNSSSTSNLLNLTSESQSGNITAALDHVGGLPLWQVIIIVLLTGMLSLITIIGNVLVVVSFKVNRQLKTVNNYFLLSLAVADLIIGVISMNLYTAYLVMGYWAMGKWACDMWLAIDYVASNASVMNLLVISFDRYFSITRPLTYRAKRTTKRAGIMIGLAWFVSFVLWAPAIILWQFFKGERTVPLDECYIQFLTEPTITFCTAMAAFYLPVTIMSVLYWRIYKETQNRSKELAGLQGSGSRGGAGGRGGSGGGERARFVHQTGSSRSCSSYELTRLSRRRSTCRELVGRFHCWPGVRSWRPGSVRQGEGDPDQSSSDSWNNNDAAISLDHSGSSEDEDCGGKEMISQSHAIFSIVLSLPGIKAAVNSQLTSCEDLDAVSENDPLRGEEYRRDSLSTATTNTTAATTPDGEINSEKSAYHQRFGSRKIQSMPIIQSNSNQGLNGPPTTTSTNTNNSTASSTTKSGSVPISFKEAAMAKRFASRARTQITKRKRMSLVKEKKAAQTLSAILFAFIITWTPYNIMVLINAFCSNCIPETLWAVGYWLCYVNSTVNPMCYALCNKTFRTTFKMILMCQWDQKKRRKQQFQQRQSVVFHRRIPREST; encoded by the coding sequence ATGCCAGGACATAACGATGAGCTCCAACAGCACAGACCCTGGTCTCTTCCTGACTGCAAACACTCACTACCAGCAGCCCGAGCCTTCCCACAATCCAATTCTCTCCATCAAGGAGGAAGTGGAAGTTTTCATTTGAATACCCTGGAGGATAATTCCTCTTCCACCAGCAATCTCCTAAACCTCACCTCAGAATCCCAGAGTGGGAACATAACAGCAGCCCTTGATCATGTGGGTGGCCTTCCTTTGTGGCAAGTTATCATCATTGTCTTGCTGACTGGCATGCTATCACTGATCACCATCATCGGCAACGTCCTGGTGGTGGTATCCTTCAAAGTTAATCGCCAGCTTAAGACAGTCAATAACTACTTCCTGCTGAGCTTGGCTGTAGCTGACCTCATCATAGGGGTCATCTCAATGAACCTTTACACAGCTTATCTTGTAATGGGCTACTGGGCCATGGGCAAGTGGGCATGTGACATGTGGCTAGCTATAGACTATGTGGCCAGTAATGCTTCAGTTATGAACCTACTGGTCATCAGCTTTGACCGCTACTTTTCAATCACTAGGCCTTTGACCTACCGAGCCAAAAGGACCACAAAGCGAGCTGGGATCATGATCGGCCTAGCttggtttgtttcttttgttctgtGGGCCCCAGCTATCATCCTATGGCAGTTTTTCAAGGGTGAAAGGACAGTCCCCCTGGATGAGTGCTACATTCAGTTCCTCACAGAGCCCACTATAACTTTCTGCACAGCCATGGCTGCTTTCTACCTGCCTGTGACGATAATGAGTGTTCTCTACTGGCGCATTTACAAGGAAACCCAGAACCGTTCGAAGGAGTTAGCTGGGTTGCAGGGTTCGGGAAGTCGTGGTGgggcaggaggaagaggagggagtgGTGGGGGCGAGAGAGCCCGTTTCGTCCATCAGACAGGAAGTTCTAGAAGTTGCAGCAGCTACGAGCTGACTAGGTTGTCTCGAAGAAGAAGCACATGTCGGGAATTGGTTGGTCGCTTCCACTGCTGGCCTGGGGTTCGCTCCTGGAGACCTGGTAGTGTCCGGCAAGGAGAGGGTGATCCAGACCAGAGCAGCAGCGACAGCTGGAACAACAACGATGCTGCAATCTCGTTGGATCACTCTGGGTCTTCAGAGGATGAGGATTGTGGGGGCAAAGAGATGATTTCACAGAGTCATGCTATTTTCTCCATCGTCCTCAGTTTGCCTGGTATAAAAGCTGCTGTCAACTCCCAGCTCACCTCATGTGAGGATCTGGATGCAGTCTCAGAGAACGATCCCCTCAGGGGAGAGGAGTATCGTAGAGACAGCCTCTCAACCGCCACCACTAACACCACTGCCGCCACTACTCCCGATGGGGAAATCAATTCAGAAAAAAGTGCTTACCACCAGCGCTTCGGCTCACGCAAGATTCAATCAATGCCTATTATTCAGTCCAACTCAAACCAAGGCTTGAATGGACCACCAACAACTACttccaccaacaccaacaactcTACTGCCAGCTCCACCACTAAATCCGGCTCTGTCCCAATATCCTTCAAAGAGGCAGCTATGGCGAAGCGTTTTGCATCCCGTGCCCGGACTCAGATCACAAAGAGGAAGCGCATGTCCCTagtgaaggagaagaaggcAGCTCAAACTCTCAGTGCCATCCTCTTTGCATTCATCATTACATGGACACCTTACAACATCATGGTGCTGATCAATGCCTTCTGTAGTAATTGCATCCCAGAGACACTGTGGGCTGTTGGGTACTGGCTTTGCTACGTCAACAGCACAGTCAACCCCATGTGCTACGCCCTGTGCAACAAGACTTTCCGTACAACCTTTAAGATGATACTAATGTGCCAATGGGACCAGAAAAAAAGGCGGAAGCAGCAGTTCCAGCAGCGGCAGTCGGTGGTCTTCCACAGAAGGATTCCCAGGGAGTCAACGTAA